A single window of Mycolicibacterium aurum DNA harbors:
- a CDS encoding alpha-(1->6)-mannopyranosyltransferase A, whose product MSPSMIEPVAPQGHLQRLKDFTTSPQARPALVGALGALLITAGGLGAGSTRLHDPVLESMHLSWLRFGHGLVVSSLLLWGGVVLMLLAWLWLGRRVIEGTATQYMMVATTGFWLTPLLLSVPVFSRDTYSYLAQGALLRDGFDPYVVGPVDNPNPLLDDVSPIWTTTTAPYGPAFILVARFVTMLVGEDVVAGTMLLRLCMLPGLALLIWAAPRVARHVGANGAAALWICVLNPLVIIHLMGGVHNEMLMVGLMMAGIALCFGGRNVSGVALIAVATAVKATGGLALPFMVWVWARRMRDRHDYPPVKAFAAAAAASVLVFVAVFAVLSLAAGVGLGWLTALAGSVKIINWLTVPTAVANLTNVLVGLVVPVNFYAVLEITRIIGIAIIAVSSVVLWWRYRRTDRDALMGIALVMVVVVLFVPAALPWYYTWPLAVMAALAQSRQAIALIAGFSTWITVIWRPDGAHGMYSWAHVLLSLACAAGAWYWLSVSNPSPERDEPPHEPDESAARQPGGR is encoded by the coding sequence TCGCACCGCAAGGCCATCTTCAGCGCCTGAAGGATTTCACGACGTCCCCGCAGGCGCGTCCCGCGCTCGTCGGTGCGCTCGGAGCGCTGCTGATCACCGCGGGCGGGCTGGGCGCGGGCAGCACCCGCTTGCACGACCCGGTGCTGGAGTCGATGCATCTGTCCTGGTTGAGATTCGGCCACGGGTTGGTGGTGTCGTCGCTGCTGCTCTGGGGCGGCGTGGTGCTGATGCTGCTGGCCTGGTTGTGGCTGGGGCGCAGGGTGATCGAGGGCACCGCCACCCAATACATGATGGTCGCCACCACCGGGTTCTGGCTGACTCCGCTGTTGCTCAGCGTTCCGGTGTTCAGCCGCGACACCTATTCCTATCTCGCGCAGGGCGCACTGTTGCGCGACGGCTTCGACCCGTACGTCGTCGGCCCCGTCGACAACCCGAACCCCCTGTTGGACGACGTCAGCCCCATCTGGACCACCACCACCGCCCCCTACGGTCCGGCTTTCATCCTGGTGGCGAGGTTCGTCACGATGCTCGTGGGCGAGGACGTCGTCGCGGGAACGATGCTGCTTCGGCTCTGCATGCTTCCTGGCCTGGCGCTGCTGATCTGGGCCGCGCCGCGGGTGGCCCGCCACGTCGGGGCCAACGGCGCGGCCGCACTGTGGATCTGTGTGCTGAACCCTCTGGTGATCATTCACCTGATGGGTGGCGTGCACAACGAGATGCTGATGGTCGGCCTGATGATGGCAGGCATCGCGTTGTGCTTCGGCGGACGCAACGTCTCCGGCGTCGCGCTGATCGCGGTGGCCACCGCGGTGAAAGCCACCGGAGGGCTGGCGTTGCCGTTCATGGTGTGGGTGTGGGCACGCCGCATGCGCGACCGCCACGACTATCCCCCGGTGAAGGCCTTCGCCGCGGCCGCCGCCGCGTCGGTACTCGTCTTCGTGGCGGTCTTCGCCGTCTTGTCACTGGCGGCAGGAGTGGGGTTGGGCTGGCTGACCGCGCTGGCGGGGTCGGTGAAGATCATCAACTGGCTCACCGTACCGACCGCGGTGGCGAACCTGACCAATGTGCTTGTGGGCCTGGTGGTCCCGGTGAACTTCTACGCGGTCCTGGAGATCACCCGGATCATCGGGATCGCGATCATCGCCGTCTCGTCGGTGGTGCTGTGGTGGCGTTATCGCCGCACCGACCGGGACGCGCTGATGGGCATCGCCCTCGTGATGGTTGTCGTGGTGCTGTTCGTCCCCGCTGCCCTGCCCTGGTACTACACCTGGCCACTGGCGGTGATGGCAGCACTCGCGCAGTCACGGCAGGCGATCGCGCTGATCGCCGGCTTCTCGACGTGGATCACCGTGATCTGGCGGCCCGACGGCGCGCACGGCATGTACTCATGGGCCCACGTCCTGCTGTCGCTCGCCTGCGCAGCCGGCGCCTGGTACTGGCTGTCCGTCAGTAACCCATCGCCTGAGCGCGACGAACCACCTCACGAGCCTGATGAGAGTGCAGCGCGTCAACCGGGCGGGCGTTAG
- a CDS encoding Rv2175c family DNA-binding protein: MSSIPSADDVLDPGEAVLDLPAVAELMGIPVTKVHQQLRERRLIAVRRGGSVVVPQVFFDDTGHVAKALPGLLVVMHDGGYTDTEIVGWLFTPDPSLTIRRDGSTDEKPNARPVDALHSHQAREVVRRAQAMGY, translated from the coding sequence ATGAGCAGCATCCCGTCTGCCGACGATGTTCTGGATCCCGGCGAAGCCGTGCTCGACCTACCCGCCGTTGCGGAGCTGATGGGCATACCTGTGACGAAGGTCCATCAGCAGCTGCGCGAACGCCGTCTGATCGCGGTGCGGCGGGGCGGCTCGGTGGTGGTGCCGCAGGTGTTTTTCGACGACACCGGGCATGTGGCCAAGGCTCTGCCCGGCTTGCTGGTCGTGATGCACGACGGGGGATACACCGACACCGAGATCGTGGGGTGGCTCTTCACGCCCGATCCGTCGCTGACGATCCGTCGCGACGGATCGACCGACGAGAAACCTAACGCCCGCCCGGTTGACGCGCTGCACTCTCATCAGGCTCGTGAGGTGGTTCGTCGCGCTCAGGCGATGGGTTACTGA